In Salmonella enterica subsp. enterica serovar Typhimurium str. LT2, a single window of DNA contains:
- a CDS encoding Gifsy-2 prophage tail fiber assembly like-protein (tail fiber assembly like-protein (gi|8927433)) has protein sequence MTFKMSEQAQTIKIFNLRSDTNEFIGAGDAYIPPHTGLPANCTDIAPPDIPASHIAIFDAETQTWSLHEDHRGEMVYDTTTGNQVYISAPGPLPENVTSVSPGGEYQKWDGKAKVWVKDEAAEKAAQLRQAEETKSRLLQMASEKIAPLQDAVDLGIATDDEKARLDEWKKYRVLVNRMDTAAPDWPERPASQ, from the coding sequence ATGACTTTTAAAATGAGCGAACAGGCGCAGACAATTAAAATTTTCAATCTGCGTTCAGATACTAACGAATTTATTGGTGCAGGTGATGCGTATATTCCGCCGCACACAGGACTACCGGCAAACTGTACTGATATCGCCCCTCCTGATATTCCCGCCAGTCATATTGCTATATTTGACGCTGAAACCCAGACATGGAGTTTGCATGAGGATCACCGCGGCGAGATGGTTTACGACACAACAACCGGCAATCAGGTTTATATCTCCGCTCCTGGTCCGTTGCCCGAAAATGTCACATCAGTTTCACCAGGTGGTGAATACCAGAAATGGGATGGTAAGGCTAAGGTCTGGGTAAAAGACGAAGCGGCTGAAAAAGCAGCGCAGCTTCGTCAGGCGGAAGAAACCAAAAGCCGTCTTTTGCAAATGGCATCTGAAAAAATCGCGCCATTGCAGGATGCAGTTGATCTTGGAATCGCAACAGATGATGAGAAAGCGCGGCTCGACGAATGGAAAAAATATAGGGTGCTGGTAAACCGGATGGATACAGCCGCCCCTGACTGGCCGGAAAGACCAGCCAGCCAGTAG